AAAAGATTCAGGTGTGGAAGGATGAATGGCTCCAACAGCCAAGCACTTATAGGGTTGTAACACCTACGAGCTCAAGTCAGCAAGTGGTAAAGGTTTGCGACCTAATTGATGGTGACCGAAAGGAATGGAAGGAAGACCTAATACGCCAATGTTTTCTTCCCTAGGATGTTGAAGCCATCCTAAGTATTCCTCTCAGTGCTCATGGTGCAAGGGATAGGATGATATGGGCGGAAAATAAAAATGGGAAGTTTACAGTGAGAAGTGCATACAAACTGGCCCAAGATTTACCCTCTGACGAAAACACGCTTGAGAGCTCTGATTGTGCTACCTTAAAACAAGTGTGGAGGCACCTCTGGGATATGAATGTgccaaagaaaatcaaacatttCTCCTGGAAAGCCTGCAAGGACATCCTAGCCACCAAAGAGAACTTAAAGAAGAGAAATATCATCAAGGACTACACTTGTGACTTCTGTGGTAAAGCGGCTAAGTCCACCTACCATTTATTTTGGCTTTGTGACAAGGCCAAAGAGACTAGGTCGTCAAGCAAGCTGGTCATCCCGTTTGAGATCAGCCCAACGTGGACGTTTATGGATGTGATGTGGCAGTTACAAAGGTGGATGAAATCACACCCAGGTTTGGTGAAGCGTGCTATCACAATATGTTGGGGAATATGGAAGGATAGGAATACTGCCAAACATGGTGGTAATCGTAGAGAGGGTAAAGCTATTATTAGGAGCTCATTGAGGGTGTTGGATGAGTTCCAACTGGTGAATGTGAGACTACTGGCCCCCACAAGGCAGCCTTCAAATGAGATAAAATGGAGACCTCCATAATCAGGCCACTACAAAGTGAATGTTGATGGAGCCGTATTTTCCAAAAGGAAGCAGGTGGGTATTGGAGTGATAATACGTGACTCGAGAGGAATGGTGATTGCTGCGCTCAGCTGGAAGCTTGCTTTTGCTTTAGGAGCATTAGAGACAGAAGCAAAGGCAATGGAGGTTGGGGTTTAGTTCGCATTAGATGTTGGGGTAAGGGATGTAACACTCGAGGGCGACTCAATATGCATCTGTAATGCACATCAAGGACCGGGCAAGGCGTCATCTTCTGTACAAAACATTGTTGCTAAAATGCTCCATCTCTCAAAAGgatttagggcctgtttggataAGCTGTTTGAAAAtgtgcatttttaaaaatagcattttttaaatgtgcATTTGGAAAACACAATTTTGAAAACCACAATAAAATGTTTGGTAAAACTTGTGTATAGTATTAGTTTAAAATTGCGTTTCGGTGCAAATTACCAAAAAGCACTTAAAGActtaattttgatattgatgTTATTCTATCATTTTTTAAGTAGctcatgataataataataataataataataataataataataacaatattcaCTGATCCCCAGATTCCCCACTAgcctttctttaaaaaaaaaaaggtaagctGGGATTCACCGTGGAGCGATGGCTTTCCTTGAGGAGTATCAGCGGCACATGGCAACTCTCCAACCTATTTAGTCGTGATAGTtcacatgttttgttttttgtttttcttttttatgagcCCAGTAGCTATCATTGCCTCTGCATAGGCTTTTTTGCTTCTGACACTCTCCTTATTGAGTACTTTGTACTATTTGtgattatttaatataattttattgcctttggtaaaaaaaaaaaaaaaaaagtaaatattattaaaagcaaaaactaaattaaaataacccCCAATTACTTTCCCTTCCCAATGCTAATATCAACCATTCAACCTCAAATaaagaaagtgaaaaagagaaactagagagaagagagagagagagagagaaatagagatttCATTCACATGGGCATGACTTCTTCTTGTAAACATGGATAGAGAGCAAGTGGACATGCAAGTTGTTCCTACAAGTAATGCCTTCTTGTTTCCATTTACGATAGTGATACAGCTAAGCTCATTCTTGTTTTGACAACATTCTCCACCGTTGCTGCAAATTCTGCCGAAGGCCTTGAGCAGTGTTATCGCTGGAAAGTTAGGGAGGTGAGTTTATTTGTTGGCTGATGATTTTGTCATTTAGCAAATGCTTGAGGGTGTTTTAGGTATTCAAACCTTAAAAAGTATTATGAATCTGCGTTTTAATCAGTGTTTTTCAAAAAGTTGGTTGATACTTCAATTTTGATATATGGCATTTGAAAGAATGCAGTTTCTAGTAAAATCACAATACCAAACACACACATGTATGCATTTTTGATAAAAACGCGCGTTAAGAGTTTTAGAATAGCCTATTCAAATGGGCTCTTAGAACTGTTGCCTTTACACATACAAAAAGGCTAGGAAATGTGCCGGCCCACTTGTTGGCCCAACATGCAGCTAATGTTGAAAATTACTTTGCATGGCTTGAGGAATGTCCTAGCCACGTAGAGCTTGCATGTAACGATGATGTTTCCCCTTTTTTCAATGAATGAATAAAAGTCAAGTCTtctcataagaaaaaaaaaaaagatttataacTGACACTTAATTTTGAGGCTAAGTTACtctatattactatatattgCTTATAACAACTAACAAGTGAGAGTGAGGTCCTCATGAGACACAAGACTGTTATTTGACTGGTTCTTATATGATTTTACTATTCCTTAGATATGTGTTCCAATCTTCAAAGTCGAAAATTCAAAGCTGCCCCTCTGCGATGTCATTGTGCTGGGGGCCCCATGAAATTGACCCGTACTAACTAAATATGACTAAGCATCCGATTCCTTGCCCAAAAATATCTTTGGAAATTACAACAGGTTTAATGGTCATGATGAGTCATTGACTtgaacaaaaaatacaaaaagggCCACGAGGTATGACTAGAGCGCCTAGAGCTGAATTAACCCGAAAATGAAATGTGAAGTCCGAACACGTACTTACTAATTACTGCCAAGTTGCTTttctaaactaaataaataaataaaaacctaccAATAGGAAGGTGTTTTGGGAATAAAAATCTTCGGTACCACCTTTGTGTTTCATTTCATGTTTCACCGATTATAATTTgatttgtatgttttttttttttttttgagaaagagagttttaacttatgatgTCTActctgatgataactctttattattaaaccgagataccaatcggtttttggtataggtattaaactaagacaccaatcagtttttagtatACGCTAGAATTGAAcaccagatctcttattcaaccatcaaagactttaccagttgagttatcTGGAACCCACATAATTTGGCATGTATTAATTTgacttttcttataaataaaaaaaccaaattttaaagtgtaaaaaaaaaaaaaaattcaatttaatgtCAAGTTGTGATTGATGGAGCACGAAGTAAAACACAAAAAGTAGTATAAAGGATttgtatatgtttttaaaaatataaataagtttCTACCatttttgtgttctatttttTGTTCTACCAATTTgttatgtgtttgtttgtttttttattttttattttattttatttttttttaactttagatATTTTATAAGGAGAGTAAAATAATTACATGTTAAGTTGTGAAGGGAATGATTAATGTATTGATGAGAAAAAAGTAGGTTGATTTAAGTCAAGGaacagggaaaaaaagaagaagctaattTAAGAAGTGATAGAGATTATGATTTTCGatataataaaatgagaaaCAGAATAAATGTATTCAACTTTAATTAGTCATTTAAGGATTTATAACtgagtttgtttggttgggaggatggaaaagtaggaggatagaaaatggagagaggatggaaaagtgagaggatagaaaagattctAGTTTCTACCATTTGTATTTGGTtgggagggtggaaaagtggagagatggaaaacttttttatttggttaaaaataatgtttgtataaatttactatcatgtccctattaaataaaacaaaaacaacacattatactttgaaaaaaaaattgtatagatAGACACTTcattaaagttaaaaaagaaaaaggcataagaaattaacataaaactattttctaaaaaaaaaaagaacaaaaacaattaccaaccaaaattaatgagaaaataaaaatatgagcacaaaaaagaagaagaagaagaagaaagctaacACGTCCAGACAAAatcgaaggaaaaaaaaaaaaaaaaaaaaaaaaaaaaaaaaaaaaaacaagctatACGTtagtacaaagaaaaaaatcaaagaaaaaaaaaaaaaaaaagccaatacGTTGGAGGCGAAGTCCAACGTGAGAGGTATTTTTAGAAACTCATTTCATGAGCTTCCCCTCCCAATTTTCTCCCTATGTTAggaagaaaactttttggtaGGCCTAGGGATaaaacactatttattttctttctccccCACCCAACCAAATACattccaaaaaagttttcctttctattttctcttcaaaGTTTTCTATTCACCCTATTTCACCTCTATACAAACACCCCCTTAAATTTTGAGGCTAAGTTACTGTATATATTGCTTATAGCAAGTGAGAATGAGGTCCTCATAAGACACAAGACTGTTATTTGACCGATTCTTATATGATTTTACTATGCCTTAGATATGTGTTCCAATCTTCAAAGTTGAAAATTCATAGCCGCTTTGTTGAGTCCCAAATAATATTGTCAAAAAACTATCAATTCAAAATAGCAAtcacacacaagaacacaaatatttacATGGAAAACCATTTCTCTTTAAAGGGAAAAACTACGGGACAAACTCCAAATAATTTCACTAtcatcaaatcaattacaataattcttgtGTATGTCTCACGGCTTAAgaaaaaaatctcttatttttctttgctctcatACACACTAACTATCTTTCTTAAAGGCGACAAtcctttttctctattctttaaTATGCAGCTCCCACAAATTTAGCACAAaccatatttatatataacctAGCCTCACACCACAATCCCAATACTAGTCAAATTAGGAGTCTTTCAACCAATAGCCACGGACTCTTATTTCAAATAGGATTAGTTCTTTT
This genomic stretch from Quercus robur chromosome 4, dhQueRobu3.1, whole genome shotgun sequence harbors:
- the LOC126721436 gene encoding uncharacterized protein LOC126721436, with amino-acid sequence MDELGEDVFAKGKRWNGFRDPKLFNLALLVKQGWRLQTSSSLLFYRDVEAILSIPLSAHGARDRMIWAENKNGKFTVRSAYKLAQDLPSDENTLESSDCATLKQVWRHLWDMNVPKKIKHFSWKACKDILATKENLKKRNIIKDYTCDFCGKAAKSTYHLFWLCDKAKETRSSSKLVIPFEISPTWTFMDVMWQLQRWMKSHPGLVKRAITICWGIWKDRNTAKHGGNRREGKAIIRSSLRVLDEFQLVNVRLLAPTRQPSNEIKWRPP